From a single Caldibacillus debilis DSM 16016 genomic region:
- a CDS encoding ABC transporter ATP-binding protein, with protein MKLADFFQLLKMGNPSKPLIAAALFLGLLETGAGLVVPLLTKNLIDQMSDGGIDWTIIVFLLSAFLFQTVAGGFSFYAMTYVGENIVARLRENLWSRVLDLPVSYFDKHESGETMSRIIQDTNMVKMLVTNHFVAFLSGIVSIVGSVIILLIIDWQITLIMFLSVPLALLAILPLGKIIYKIAMQSQDEMAAFSGHLGRVLHEIRLVKAYNAQPAEEMEGKEEIRRLLRFGLKEAKILAVVSPFMTMLIMLVVVVIIGYGGARVASGAMSPGSLVAIIIYLFQIVMPFSQFASFFTTFQKTMGATERIVEMLKMKGEVGGGKKEIDFGKPLAFHNVSFAYEEGKMALKAVDFTAEPGKTVAFVGPSGGGKTTIFSLIERFYKPTEGMITIGGENIEAFDLHSWRGAIGYVSQESPIISGTIRENICYGIEKPVPEEKVKEAARLANASEFIEKLPQGYDTEVGERGVKLSGGQRQRIAIARALLRDPKLLLLDEATSNLDSESEGLVQEALKNLMKGRTTFIIAHRLSTVVDADTIIVIEDGRVTGQGTHEELLAAHALYQKLVKQQFKMK; from the coding sequence ATGAAACTCGCCGATTTTTTTCAACTGTTGAAAATGGGAAATCCGTCCAAACCCCTCATCGCCGCGGCGCTCTTTCTCGGCCTTTTGGAAACGGGGGCGGGATTGGTCGTCCCGCTGTTGACGAAAAATCTGATCGATCAAATGTCCGACGGCGGCATCGATTGGACGATCATCGTCTTCCTTCTGTCCGCCTTTCTTTTCCAGACCGTTGCCGGCGGATTTTCCTTCTACGCCATGACGTACGTCGGGGAAAACATCGTGGCGCGATTGCGGGAAAACTTGTGGAGCCGCGTGTTGGACTTGCCGGTCTCCTACTTCGACAAACACGAGTCGGGAGAAACGATGAGCCGCATCATCCAGGACACCAATATGGTCAAAATGCTGGTGACGAACCATTTCGTTGCCTTTCTTTCGGGCATCGTCTCCATTGTCGGTTCGGTCATCATTTTGCTCATCATCGACTGGCAGATCACCCTCATCATGTTCCTTTCCGTCCCTTTGGCGCTTTTGGCCATCTTGCCGCTGGGAAAGATAATTTATAAAATCGCCATGCAAAGTCAGGATGAAATGGCGGCGTTCAGCGGACATCTCGGGCGCGTCCTCCATGAGATCCGCCTCGTCAAGGCATACAATGCCCAACCGGCTGAAGAGATGGAAGGAAAAGAGGAGATCCGCCGGCTGCTCCGCTTCGGTTTGAAGGAGGCGAAGATCCTAGCCGTCGTATCTCCTTTCATGACGATGCTGATCATGCTGGTGGTCGTCGTCATCATCGGCTACGGCGGTGCGCGGGTGGCCTCCGGCGCGATGTCTCCCGGATCCCTCGTCGCGATCATCATCTATCTCTTCCAAATTGTCATGCCGTTCAGCCAGTTCGCCTCCTTCTTTACCACTTTCCAAAAAACGATGGGGGCGACGGAGCGGATCGTGGAAATGTTGAAAATGAAAGGGGAAGTAGGCGGCGGGAAAAAAGAAATCGACTTTGGAAAGCCGCTTGCGTTCCACAACGTGTCTTTTGCCTATGAGGAGGGGAAAATGGCGTTGAAGGCGGTCGATTTTACCGCCGAACCCGGAAAAACCGTCGCTTTTGTCGGGCCGAGCGGGGGCGGGAAGACGACCATTTTTTCCTTGATCGAACGGTTTTACAAACCGACGGAAGGCATGATTACGATCGGCGGGGAAAACATCGAAGCCTTCGATCTTCACAGCTGGCGCGGCGCCATCGGCTACGTCTCCCAGGAGAGCCCGATCATCTCCGGCACGATACGGGAAAATATTTGTTACGGCATCGAAAAACCCGTCCCCGAGGAAAAAGTGAAGGAAGCGGCCCGGCTGGCCAATGCCAGCGAATTCATCGAGAAACTGCCGCAAGGGTATGACACGGAAGTGGGGGAAAGGGGCGTCAAACTTTCCGGGGGACAAAGGCAGAGAATCGCCATCGCGAGGGCCCTTTTGCGCGACCCGAAGCTGCTTTTGCTGGATGAAGCCACGTCCAACCTGGACAGCGAATCGGAAGGCCTCGTGCAGGAGGCGCTGAAAAACTTGATGAAGGGAAGGACGACCTTCATTATTGCCCATCGCCTTTCCACGGTCGTCGATGCGGATACGATCATCGTCATTGAAGACGGCAGGGTCACCGGCCAAGGGACCCACGAAGAGCTGCTGGCGGCCCATGCCTTGTATCAAAAATTGGTGAAGCAGCAGTTTAAGATGAAGTAA
- a CDS encoding N-6 DNA methylase, which translates to MIRDKALRFVQELKDQFGKKEMEAEKGLAVELFKLHALFFAMEDEKYGEKLANIVTREELKNRPGNVKEIIRSSYRMLESLEPSLSGVFLNDSFTNIGENSLYKLVVLLERYGLSRTEYQSDGAAAVFFETLIKELLASSKDYDFTPDGLARLMIRALKPTGGSVYDGTAGIANLLVEAHRYAKTEGKDVSVFGQEIHEELYGIGKLNLFVNRILPDRGDLKLGDTIRDPKWLEDGRLMQFDYILMNFPFGLRDWGYEFAVNDPYHRFDFYDLPSKSLGDYSFILHALASLKPEGKAALIVPFGTLVRGAAERKIRSMLIKDDVIESIVFLPNHLFSGTALPVALLLLNKHKPDHKKGKVQIINAEGDYERTRTQKYLTSKHVRKIVETLEAYENKEKYSRIVKIDEIAENNWDLNPTLYFIHVELDTEFGKIVFNKKKYENEAENLVHIGDIAEVIRGVNLPLRRETENGDGELFPVIQLRDIENGEIRFDSIDQFPVQTRDLQRVTARPGDILVSGRGTQKKIAVVPEYDGTILVSHMFIIIRLHSPEEISPEYVKRFLESPAGQYYFEAHQSGSIGTVLTPSDIRSVELPLLPVERQREMIRQLEEADEILRKACEIRKEKYLEAYQKIGIGPFIRPVSK; encoded by the coding sequence ATGATCCGTGACAAAGCGCTACGATTCGTTCAAGAATTAAAAGATCAATTCGGCAAGAAAGAAATGGAAGCGGAAAAAGGGTTGGCAGTTGAATTATTCAAGTTGCACGCCCTGTTTTTTGCCATGGAGGATGAAAAATATGGCGAGAAGCTCGCGAACATCGTGACCAGGGAAGAACTGAAAAATCGCCCCGGAAACGTAAAGGAGATTATCCGATCATCGTACCGGATGCTTGAAAGCTTGGAGCCTTCCCTCTCCGGCGTGTTTCTTAACGACTCGTTCACGAACATCGGGGAAAACTCCCTATATAAATTGGTGGTCCTTCTTGAACGATATGGATTATCAAGAACGGAATATCAAAGCGATGGGGCTGCGGCCGTTTTTTTTGAAACGTTAATCAAAGAGCTGCTTGCCTCCTCCAAAGATTATGATTTCACACCCGATGGCCTGGCCCGGCTGATGATCCGCGCGTTAAAGCCGACCGGCGGATCCGTCTACGACGGAACGGCCGGGATCGCGAATCTGCTCGTTGAAGCCCACCGGTACGCGAAAACCGAAGGAAAGGATGTCTCCGTTTTTGGGCAGGAGATTCATGAAGAGTTATACGGGATCGGCAAACTGAATTTGTTTGTCAATCGCATCTTGCCGGATCGGGGCGACCTGAAACTGGGCGATACGATCCGTGACCCGAAATGGCTCGAAGATGGGCGCCTGATGCAATTTGACTATATTCTCATGAATTTTCCCTTCGGTTTAAGGGATTGGGGATACGAGTTCGCCGTCAATGATCCTTACCACCGGTTCGATTTTTACGATCTTCCGTCAAAATCGCTTGGGGATTATTCCTTTATCTTGCATGCATTGGCTTCGTTGAAGCCGGAAGGGAAAGCGGCATTGATCGTACCTTTCGGAACGCTGGTCAGGGGTGCGGCGGAAAGAAAAATCCGTTCCATGCTGATAAAAGACGATGTCATCGAAAGCATCGTTTTCCTTCCGAATCATTTGTTTAGCGGAACGGCCCTTCCCGTGGCGCTTCTTCTGTTGAACAAACATAAACCGGACCATAAAAAAGGCAAGGTGCAAATCATTAATGCCGAAGGGGATTATGAGCGGACGAGAACACAGAAATATTTGACTTCCAAACATGTCCGGAAAATCGTTGAAACCCTCGAGGCCTATGAAAACAAAGAAAAATACTCCCGGATTGTTAAGATCGATGAAATTGCCGAGAACAATTGGGATTTAAACCCGACCTTATACTTCATTCATGTGGAACTGGACACGGAATTCGGCAAGATCGTTTTTAATAAGAAAAAATACGAAAACGAAGCGGAAAATCTAGTGCACATCGGGGACATTGCGGAAGTCATCCGCGGCGTCAATCTGCCCCTTCGCCGGGAAACCGAGAACGGGGATGGGGAGTTATTCCCAGTTATTCAATTACGGGATATCGAAAACGGAGAAATCCGGTTTGATTCCATCGATCAATTTCCGGTGCAAACGAGGGATCTGCAGCGGGTAACCGCTCGGCCGGGCGATATACTGGTCTCGGGCAGGGGGACCCAAAAGAAGATTGCAGTTGTTCCGGAATACGACGGTACGATCTTGGTATCGCACATGTTCATTATCATCCGCCTCCATTCGCCGGAAGAAATCAGTCCGGAATACGTGAAACGTTTTTTGGAAAGTCCGGCTGGCCAATATTACTTTGAGGCCCATCAAAGCGGCTCCATCGGGACGGTATTGACTCCTTCCGACATCCGTTCCGTCGAGTTGCCCTTGCTTCCTGTCGAGCGGCAGCGGGAGATGATCCGACAACTGGAAGAGGCGGATGAAATCCTTCGCAAGGCTTGTGAAATCAGAAAGGAAAAGTATTTGGAAGCATATCAAAAAATAGGCATCGGACCGTTTATCCGGCCGGTGTCAAAGTAG
- a CDS encoding GNAT family N-acetyltransferase, protein MKIIRTTDYETIAKLNQSVHDLHYELYPKYFKQYDYEAMKEFFKGIIHDERFIFLLVEDDGEAIGYAWIEIRNDPETPFKKAYKSEYVHQISVTETKRKKGYGSRLMKEIYEIAKNKGIDWVELDYWIENKIANDFYKKLGFKKYREFVQIEIK, encoded by the coding sequence ATGAAAATTATCCGAACAACTGATTATGAGACGATTGCAAAACTGAATCAGTCCGTCCATGATTTGCATTATGAATTGTATCCCAAATATTTTAAGCAATATGACTATGAGGCAATGAAAGAATTTTTCAAAGGTATTATTCATGACGAACGTTTTATTTTTCTCCTTGTCGAGGATGACGGCGAAGCGATCGGATACGCTTGGATCGAGATCAGAAACGATCCGGAAACCCCTTTTAAAAAGGCCTATAAATCCGAATATGTCCATCAAATTAGCGTAACGGAAACCAAGAGAAAAAAAGGCTATGGCTCGAGATTAATGAAAGAGATTTATGAAATTGCGAAAAACAAAGGAATAGATTGGGTCGAATTGGATTATTGGATTGAAAATAAAATCGCCAACGATTTCTACAAAAAACTTGGATTTAAAAAATACAGGGAATTTGTCCAAATAGAAATCAAATGA
- a CDS encoding DnaA N-terminal domain-containing protein produces MAETEWKDIWQELESLKRENKYLRNLLDVTLDKVVEIERRINRVEEKVNPGLELYYRENKGIGYAGKYNFEQIDESARELIKSLFYEAAKKISSPSFETWFTGTITDARLTEDLLIIYANNDFGRDWLETNYSDLIHEIVAKFLQREVQIQFVKDR; encoded by the coding sequence GTGGCTGAAACCGAATGGAAAGATATTTGGCAAGAGTTGGAATCGTTAAAGCGGGAAAACAAATATTTGCGGAATTTATTGGATGTGACCTTGGATAAGGTCGTCGAGATTGAACGGCGGATAAACCGGGTGGAAGAAAAAGTGAATCCGGGATTGGAACTTTATTATCGTGAAAATAAAGGGATCGGTTATGCGGGAAAATATAATTTTGAACAAATCGATGAATCCGCCCGCGAATTGATCAAAAGCTTGTTTTATGAAGCGGCCAAGAAAATTTCTTCGCCAAGTTTCGAAACATGGTTTACGGGCACCATTACGGATGCGCGGCTTACAGAGGATCTGCTGATTATTTACGCGAATAATGACTTTGGCCGGGATTGGCTGGAGACAAATTACAGCGATCTGATTCACGAAATTGTTGCTAAATTTTTGCAAAGGGAAGTTCAAATCCAATTCGTTAAGGACAGATAA
- a CDS encoding restriction endonuclease subunit S: MSNWIKVKLGDIVELKRESYQPKPDEVLPYIGLEHIGQGTLRLISVGKSNEVTSTKSYFSKGDILFGKLRPYFRKVVRPKFNGVCSTDILVLTSKNPRKFNQTFLFYLMASQEMIDLATASSSGTKMPRADWKVLQNLEISIPEDVNEQERIGKILETIDDKIDINIRMNKTLEEMAMTLYKHWFVDFGPFQDGEFVESELGVIPNNWKIGQVKDLAKVLSGKRPKVKDIGEYPIFGGGGPMGVTNEYLYNEPIFITGRVGTIGKVFRVSKPCWPSDNSLVLIPLKAYYYSFLYAVLKNIDFSLITGGSTQPLITQTSLKSIKVIIPPEETIEQYNKQVLTYYSLIDKNDNINKQLSEIRDYLLPRLLSGEIDVSKAEKQVEEVL; the protein is encoded by the coding sequence GTGAGTAATTGGATTAAAGTGAAATTAGGAGATATTGTTGAACTAAAAAGAGAGTCATATCAACCCAAACCTGATGAGGTTTTACCTTATATTGGGTTAGAACATATAGGTCAAGGAACATTACGGTTAATCAGTGTTGGAAAATCAAATGAAGTAACGAGTACAAAAAGTTATTTCTCAAAAGGAGATATTTTATTTGGGAAATTACGTCCATATTTTCGTAAAGTAGTAAGACCTAAATTTAATGGCGTATGTTCAACCGATATTCTTGTATTAACAAGTAAAAATCCTAGGAAGTTCAATCAAACTTTCTTGTTTTATCTAATGGCTTCACAAGAGATGATTGATCTTGCTACAGCTTCTTCAAGTGGTACAAAAATGCCAAGAGCTGATTGGAAAGTGCTTCAGAATCTAGAGATAAGTATACCTGAAGATGTCAATGAACAGGAAAGAATAGGTAAGATACTCGAAACAATAGACGATAAAATCGATATTAATATTCGGATGAACAAAACTCTCGAAGAAATGGCCATGACGCTTTACAAGCATTGGTTTGTTGATTTTGGACCGTTTCAAGACGGGGAGTTTGTGGAGTCGGAATTAGGAGTTATCCCAAATAATTGGAAAATTGGTCAAGTTAAAGATTTGGCAAAAGTATTAAGTGGTAAACGTCCTAAGGTTAAAGATATAGGTGAATACCCTATATTTGGGGGAGGGGGGCCTATGGGAGTTACAAATGAATATTTGTATAATGAACCTATATTTATTACTGGTCGTGTAGGGACAATTGGCAAGGTATTTAGAGTTTCAAAACCATGTTGGCCTTCTGACAATTCTCTGGTTTTAATCCCCTTAAAAGCATATTACTATAGTTTTTTATATGCTGTTCTTAAAAATATAGATTTTTCTCTAATAACAGGTGGTTCGACTCAACCATTAATAACACAAACAAGTTTAAAGTCTATAAAAGTAATAATACCACCTGAGGAAACTATAGAACAATATAATAAACAAGTGTTAACATATTACAGTTTAATAGATAAAAATGATAACATTAATAAACAACTTAGTGAAATAAGAGATTATCTCCTCCCTCGCCTTTTATCAGGTGAAATTGATGTATCAAAAGCAGAAAAACAAGTAGAAGAAGTACTTTAA
- a CDS encoding Maf family protein produces the protein MDRVTLILASASPRRKELIRQLGLPVEFAVNNADECVQGNLPPEQVVERLAERKARAAYEAIGPRENAVVVAGDTVVVYGGEILGKPKDEDDAFRMLCLLQGKTHAVYSGISCIACADGKVLTGHSRTLVTMKPLSDAQIRRYIRTGEPMDKAGAYAIQGLGSAIVEKIEGDYFTVVGLPLAMLADMLAQLGVRVL, from the coding sequence ATGGATCGGGTGACGTTGATCTTGGCGTCCGCTTCTCCACGGCGAAAGGAATTGATCCGACAGCTCGGCCTGCCGGTCGAGTTTGCGGTCAACAACGCCGATGAATGCGTCCAGGGTAATCTTCCGCCGGAGCAAGTCGTCGAGCGGCTCGCGGAGAGGAAAGCCCGCGCGGCTTATGAAGCGATCGGGCCGAGGGAGAACGCCGTCGTGGTGGCCGGCGACACTGTCGTTGTCTACGGCGGGGAGATTCTCGGAAAACCGAAGGATGAGGACGACGCCTTTCGCATGCTCTGCCTGCTGCAAGGGAAAACCCATGCCGTTTACAGCGGCATCTCCTGCATCGCCTGCGCCGACGGCAAAGTTCTCACCGGCCACAGCCGGACGCTCGTGACGATGAAACCGTTGAGCGATGCGCAAATCCGCCGCTACATCCGGACCGGCGAGCCGATGGACAAGGCGGGCGCTTATGCCATTCAAGGCCTCGGCTCGGCCATCGTGGAGAAAATCGAAGGCGATTATTTCACGGTCGTCGGGCTGCCGCTCGCCATGCTTGCGGACATGTTGGCGCAGCTGGGTGTTCGCGTGCTTTAA
- a CDS encoding type I restriction-modification system subunit M: MTVKADIDFQKDLFEAATKMRGSVAPADYKHYVLPLIFLRYLSNKYEQRRKELEQIVKDPSSDWYTEDDEMRQIIITDPDQYKAENVFVVPEEASWSYIMKNAKQPNIKEILDNAMKRLEEENPELEGILPRIYQGSNLPPENVAGLIEIFSRDVFSANTDDSVDILGRTYEYFISSFAASEGNRGGEFFTPSSIVKLLVAMLEPKSGIVFDPACGSGGMFIQSEEYAPNKHALSFYGQENVVTTVRLGKMNVLLHGINAEIRLGDSLLNDQFPDLKADYVIANPPFNQKDWGADRLSKNDPRLIGPVTNSNANYMWMQHFLYHLNDTGTAGFVMANGAMTTNVKEEKEVRQKLVDEGYIDCIVQLPEKLFFTTGIPCCLFFLSKNRDGKNGYRARKNEILFIDARKMGTLVSRKQKALSKEEIDKIAAVYRAYKYEGAEGYEDVVGFCKVATIEEVRANDYKLTPGIYVGTEVSNEDDVPFEEKMAELTQRLLEQFEESNRLQEKIKKDLEELL, from the coding sequence ATGACAGTAAAAGCAGACATCGATTTTCAAAAGGATTTATTTGAAGCGGCCACTAAAATGCGCGGGAGTGTGGCTCCTGCTGATTATAAACATTATGTTCTTCCGTTAATCTTTTTGCGCTATCTTTCTAACAAGTACGAACAGCGCCGAAAAGAATTAGAGCAAATTGTAAAAGATCCAAGCAGCGATTGGTATACGGAAGATGATGAAATGCGGCAAATCATCATTACCGACCCGGACCAATATAAGGCGGAAAACGTCTTTGTCGTGCCTGAAGAAGCAAGTTGGTCTTATATTATGAAAAACGCCAAGCAGCCGAATATTAAAGAGATTCTTGATAACGCGATGAAGCGTCTTGAAGAGGAAAACCCCGAACTGGAAGGGATATTGCCGCGAATTTACCAAGGTTCGAACTTACCGCCTGAAAACGTGGCGGGATTAATCGAAATTTTTTCTCGTGATGTATTTAGCGCCAATACGGATGACAGTGTAGATATATTGGGCCGTACATATGAGTATTTTATTAGTTCTTTTGCTGCTTCTGAAGGCAACAGAGGCGGAGAATTCTTTACGCCATCCAGTATCGTTAAGTTGCTTGTTGCTATGCTGGAGCCGAAAAGCGGGATTGTGTTTGATCCTGCGTGCGGCAGCGGTGGGATGTTTATACAAAGTGAAGAATATGCGCCAAACAAACACGCACTTTCGTTTTACGGGCAAGAAAATGTAGTAACGACCGTACGTCTTGGAAAAATGAACGTTTTGTTGCATGGCATCAATGCAGAAATTCGCTTAGGAGACTCGCTGTTAAACGATCAGTTCCCTGATTTAAAGGCCGATTACGTGATTGCCAATCCGCCGTTTAACCAAAAAGACTGGGGAGCAGACCGTTTATCAAAAAATGACCCACGCTTAATCGGACCAGTCACAAACAGCAATGCGAACTATATGTGGATGCAGCACTTCCTATATCATTTAAATGATACAGGTACCGCAGGATTTGTCATGGCAAACGGAGCGATGACAACGAATGTGAAAGAGGAGAAAGAAGTTCGTCAAAAATTAGTGGATGAAGGATATATTGACTGCATTGTTCAATTGCCTGAAAAACTGTTCTTTACCACAGGCATTCCATGTTGCTTATTCTTTTTAAGCAAAAACCGTGACGGCAAAAACGGCTATCGGGCGCGAAAAAATGAAATTTTGTTTATCGATGCCCGTAAAATGGGAACGCTCGTTAGTCGTAAGCAAAAAGCGTTGTCTAAAGAGGAAATTGATAAAATCGCAGCCGTTTATCGTGCCTATAAATACGAAGGGGCAGAAGGATACGAAGACGTTGTTGGATTCTGTAAAGTTGCAACAATTGAAGAAGTTCGGGCAAATGACTACAAATTAACGCCGGGCATTTATGTTGGGACGGAAGTATCCAATGAAGACGATGTACCGTTTGAAGAAAAAATGGCTGAATTAACTCAGCGTCTTTTAGAACAGTTTGAAGAATCGAATCGCCTTCAAGAAAAGATTAAGAAAGACTTGGAGGAATTACTGTGA
- a CDS encoding type 1 glutamine amidotransferase domain-containing protein, whose product MAKKIAVVMTNEFEDSEYAKPAEAFKQAGHELTVIEKEKGKTVTGKHGEVKVTVDASIDEVKPEDFDALFIPGGFSPDILRADDRFVDFAKAFMDAKKPVFAICHGPQLLITAKTLKGRKVTGYKSIRVDLENAGANFVDEEVVVCGNQLVTSRTPDDIPAFTRESLKLLAN is encoded by the coding sequence ATGGCGAAAAAAATTGCCGTTGTTATGACGAATGAGTTCGAGGACTCCGAGTACGCGAAACCGGCCGAAGCCTTTAAACAAGCCGGGCACGAATTGACCGTCATCGAGAAAGAAAAAGGCAAGACCGTCACGGGCAAACACGGTGAAGTGAAGGTTACCGTCGATGCGTCGATCGATGAAGTGAAACCCGAGGATTTCGATGCGCTCTTTATCCCGGGAGGGTTCTCGCCGGACATCCTTCGCGCCGATGACCGTTTTGTCGATTTCGCCAAAGCGTTTATGGATGCGAAAAAACCGGTGTTTGCGATCTGCCATGGTCCGCAGCTCTTGATTACTGCAAAAACGCTGAAGGGCCGCAAAGTGACCGGCTACAAATCGATCCGCGTCGATCTGGAAAACGCCGGCGCGAATTTCGTCGATGAAGAAGTCGTCGTTTGCGGCAACCAACTCGTCACCAGCCGCACCCCGGATGACATCCCGGCGTTTACCCGCGAATCCTTGAAACTTCTGGCCAACTGA